The proteins below come from a single Lates calcarifer isolate ASB-BC8 linkage group LG11, TLL_Latcal_v3, whole genome shotgun sequence genomic window:
- the LOC108881108 gene encoding myocardin-related transcription factor A isoform X3: MPPLKSSAAFHEQRRSLERARTEDYLKRKIRSRPERSELIRMHILEETSAEPSLQAKQLQLKRARLADDLNDKISHRPGPMELIHKNILPIHSSIKQAIIETQVSKTSGDNSSCDEDSNDSLSPEHPAGQESPLGLGPLPSPPETLAGSSIPSPTQVPPPAPPLPSISGSSPSLKLTNGTAIPSAQRMGTTSQIKSQPKPNSDRSAQRHKKPKDNKPKIKKLKYHQYIPPDQKGDKEPLPHLDSSYAKILQQQQLFLQLQILSQQQQHYNYHAILPAPPKSQKNQQPSSSSNSTTTSSSPQPLIAPSTATSIQGSHSRHGSAPLGGTKPVSLPPNLDEMKVAELKSQLKLRSLPVSGTKNDLIERLRTYQELNRGSDTTSSPTAGGTTGPEAEEAARSSKTAAATTNNSTSQQQFQCHQTSSLTNQSANAGRSATSPIATPQLMTSSGTISPLPPPISLTPSDQPPATMSPEDTSFNSDPLGEMMSSPLTQLSLQPCSDAQLPTNIKEEPPCSTPAPCQFSSKPVSLQKHCLVSSAAPTTTTTAPALNIDKDKMLQEKDKQIEELTRMLRQKQRLVELLRMQLEHGKRGGRVSEPVVLVRVKQEPPDKPSVPLSSGHAPVPPQTSSVSCDMDVTKVTVKQEATETKDVVSETTMQSLDCHGLPQSCSQDAQEQIQLHIKPQTKQEQRICLQQATLQLAQQQAIQKLLLQQQQNIQNQQQTIQNRSQMLESQQNLQKLSQQRKKKSHKQQLKQQQQRQLLQSQQHQQSKQHQQQMQLKQQILMKQQKLLLQQQMRQEQQTKQPQQIQIQTKIHVKQQQVLIQQKQQVQQSPQVSQESINQQSGSAPSFPLDFLKSDSTPALVTDSNGNHFLIALTNHLTENQRRDAPEGKTTNHITLQRLQSTPAKLPGHNPVQLLKADNQSKQNMHMGFQKQQNTMAQNGELQVSVDQPQQGAAQCLSAPPCLQPFFKDQETAPSGRNTLSPSSQTEVCSSLDVLFSPLSPASIKSAASSPDKDTGHEDDFIDIILQTGDMSTTFKPAPDLSLDHLNPYPSASSPPPSPLQLLLSPPIPPSCNSPQPTTSLQSELQTLVDATEEKRHLSNVGGGRLEDFLESTTGKPLLGVEPGGLLTLIDDLHSQMLCTPSILDHPPSPMDTFNMEAEREQQALDSMDWLDLTMGGEREEETPTLAPLGPQTPPSVFSTDFLDSSDLQIQWDSCL, from the exons AGACACAGGTCTCAAAGACTTCAGGTGATAACTCTTCATGTGACGAGGACAGTAATGACAGTCTATCTCCAGAACATCCAGCAGGCCAGGAGTCACCTCTGGGCCTGGGACCTCTGCCTTCTCCACCAGAGACACTGGCTGGGAGCAGCATCCCATCTCCTACACAG gtccctcctccagctcctcctctcccatcaATCTCTGGGTCCTCCCCTTCACTGAAGCTGACCAATGGGACAGCAATACCATCTGCCCAGAGGATGGGTACTACCTCTCAGATCAAG tCCCAGCCTAAACCAAACTCTGACCGCTCTGCCCAGAGACACAAGAAACCCAAGGACAACAAGCCAAAG ATAAAGAAGTTAAAGTACCATCAGTACATCCCTCCTGACCAGAAGGGGGATAAAGAGCCTCTTCCCCATCTGGACTCATCTTATGCCAAaatcctccagcagcagcagcttttcctGCAGCTCCAGATCCTCAGTCAGCAGCAACAGCACTATAACTACCACGCCATCCTGCCTGCACCACCCAA AtctcagaaaaatcaacagcCATCTTCCTCCTCTAATTCCacaaccacctcctcctctcctcaacCTCTCATCGCCCCCTCAACTGCCACCTCTATCCAGGGCAGTCACAGCCGTCATGGTTCTGCTCCTCTAGGTGGGACCAAACCAGTGTCTCTGCCTCCAAACTTGGATGAGATGAAG GTTGCGGAACTGAAGTCCCAGTTGAAGCTGCGCAGCTTGCCAGTCTCCGGCACCAAGAACGACCTCATTGAGAGGCTGAGGACCTACCAGGAGCTGAACAGAGGCAGTGACACTACCTCTTCTCCGACAGCAGGGGGTACCACAGGGCCAGAGGCTGAAGAAGCGGCGAGATCCTCCAAAACTGCTGCAGccaccaccaacaacagcaCATCACAACAGCAGTTTCAGTGCCACCAGACGTCCTCTCTGACAAATCAGTCAG CTAATGCAGGTAGAAGTGCCACCTCACCTATAGCCACTCCTCAGCTCATGACTTCTAGTGGCACCATctcaccactaccaccacctaTCTCCCTCACCCCCTCTGACCAACCACCGGCCACCATGAGTCCAGAGGATACCAGCTTTAACAGCGACCCTTTGGGGGAAATG ATGAGTTCGCCTCTCACCCAGCTGAGTCTTCAGCCATGTTCAGATGCTCAACTTCCAACGAATATTAAAGAGGAGCCCCCGTGCTCCACCCCAGCTCCTTGCCAGTTCTCTTCAAAGCCAGTCTCTCTGCAGAAACACTGCCTGGTCTCATCAGCTGCTCCCACcactacaaccacagctcctGCACTGAATATTGACAAAGACAAGATGCTGCAGGAGAAAGATAAGCAGATAGAGGAGTTGACCAGGATGCTGAGGCAGAAACAGAGGCTGGTTGAGTTGCTGAGGATGCAGCTGGAGCATGGGAAGAGAGGGGGGCGAGTTTCAGAGCCAGTGGTTCTTGTAAGAGTAAAACAAGAACCTCCCGATAAGCCCagtgtccctctctcttctgGCCATGCTCCAGTGCCCCCTCAAACATCATCTGTTTCATGTGACATGGATGTCACCAAGGTTACCGTCAAACAGGAAGCCACTGAGACAAAGGACGTTGTGTCAGAGACAACTATGCAATCACTAGACTGTCATGGATTACCACAGTCTTGCTCTCAGGATGCACAGGAGCAGATTCAGCTGCACATCAAGCCgcagacaaaacaagaacaacgcATTTGTCTCCAGCAGGCCACTCTGCAGCTGGCCCAGCAACAGGCCATACAGAAACTCTTgctacagcaacagcaaaacattCAGAACCAGCAGCAGACCATTCAGAATCGCAGTCAGATGCTGGAGAGTCAACAGAACCTGCAGAAACTCTCtcagcagagaaagaagaaatctcacaaacagcagctcaaacagcagcagcagaggcaacTGTTGCAGTCACAACAGCATCAGCAgtcaaaacaacatcaacagcagATGCAGCTGAAGCAACAGATTCTAATGAAGCAACAAAAAttgctgttacagcagcaaatGAGGCAAGAGCAGCAGACGAAACAGCCACAACAAATCCAGATACAGACCAAGATACATGTGAAGCAACAACAGGTGCtaatacaacagaaacaacaggtgCAGCAGTCACCACAG GTGTCTCAAGAGTCCATCAACCAGCAGTCAGGCTCGGCCCCCTCTTTCCCGCTGGATTTCCTTAAGAGTGACTCCACCCCAGCCCTGGTCACAGACAGCAACGGCAACCACTTCCTGATTGCACTGACTAATCACCTCACAGAGAACCAAAGACGCGATGCACCTGAGGgaaaaacaaccaatcacatcACTCTTCAG CGACTACAGTCTACTCCAGCCAAGCTGCCAGGTCATAACCCTGTCCAGCTGCTCAAAGCTGACAATCAATCCAAACAGAACATGCACATGGGATTTCAgaagcaacaaaacacaatg GCACAGAATGGGGAACTTCAGGTATCTGTAGACCAACCACAACAgggagctgctcagtgtttgtctgcGCCGCCCTGTCTGCAGCCTTTCTTCAAGGACCAGGAGACTGCCCCCTCAGGGAGAAACACCTTATCACCGTCCTCTCAAACT GAGGTCTGCTCTAGTCTGGATGTCTTGTTTAGTCCTCTGTCTCCAGCTTCTATTAAGTCAGCTGCCTCTTCACCTGATAAA gatACAGGACATGAAGATGATTTTATCGACATCATTTTGCAGACAGGAG ATATGTCAACCACCTTCAAACCAGCACCAGACTTGTCTCTGGACCATCTCAATCCATacccctctgcctcctctcctcctccctccccactCCAGTTGTTGCTATCTCCCCCAATCCCGCCCAGCTGCAACAGCCCGCAGCCCACCACCTCACTGCAGTCTGAGCTTCAGACTCTGGTTGATGCCACAGAAGAGAAACGGCACCTCAGTAACGTTGGAGGTGGACGTCTGGAGGACTTTCTTGAAAGCACCACTGGAAAGCCTCTCCTGGGGGTGGAGCCTGGTGGCCTGTTAACTTTAATTGATGACCTCCACAGCCAAATGCTGTGCACCCCCAGCATTCTGGACCATCCACCATCCCCCATGGACACCTTCAACATGGAAGCCGAGAGGGAGCAGCAAGCGCTGGACAGTATGGATTGGTTGGACCTCACcatgggaggagagagggaagaggaaaccCCCACACTGGCCCCACTGGGCCCCCAGACGCCTCCTAGTGTCTTTTCCACAGACTTCCTGGACAGTTCTGACCTGCAGATACAATGGGACTCCTGTCTATAG